The genome window AAGCGCGGCGGTAAGGTGAATAACTGTGCTGCCCAGTGGAAACTTCCCACAGCATACAGCATTGCAGTACTGTTCTGCTTTAACTTCTGggatttttttaggtttttattttttttttttgtctgagagCAGTATTCTAGACAGCTGTGGTTGGGATGTGTAGCATATTCACAGGGCAGGTAATCTCATACCGTAATACAATTAAAACCAGAGATGAATTTAGCACTTCCCTCTATCTCCTTTCTGACCATAGAGCTTGGGCCTCTTGAATCAAAGTGCTGTTTTCAACTCGAATAATAAACGAACTGCAAGAAGGAGGTTTGATACAGATGCCTAAAATGTGCTTTCTTTAGTATTCTCTGTGTTAATTAGTTAACCTTGATTTGTGACTGCTCTTGAAAAGAATTGCCCTGCCGAAGACTGACTGTAtgcaattttcagtgttttctttttccccaccgCTTACTGAAATACTGTTAAATTCATCTACCCGTATAGTTTCCAGTTGGGAAAAACACTGCTTGCTCAAAGTGGAAGAAGTCATGTTACAGgggttttttaatccatttttattGATGAAGGACACTGACTATCACCTTCACGATTCTGAGTCAAAATAAGACAATAGTCCTCGTTTTCACTAGTAGAACGTAGCTGTGAGATGTAATAAAAATCATCTTTCCGCAGGACGCGTTCAGTTTACTTGCATATTCAGATCCCTGGAGCAGCCCTGTTGGAAATCAGCTTGACCCGATACAAAGAGAACCCGTGTGCTCTGTGCTCAATAGTGCAATACTCGGTAAGCGAGGCCTGGTGGCTTTCACGCGTGGTCCTGCCATCATCTGCTGGGCTTAGGACTGGGCTGGCCCAGTGATTAACGAAGTATAGCAATGTTGTGGGTACCCTCTTATTAAAAGAGGGGTAGTTTTGGGGGCATATCAGCGTAACAGACGTAATCGTCTTTGTTGTTCAAAGCAAAAAGGGGCCTATTCAATAATGGTGCGATGCAGGGAGTTTGAAAACGTCACTTTGTTGCTCCTGCTGTCTTGCAAGTAAACATGGGAATTTTGAAATTCATGATTTAAGCGAGCTTAAAATTTAAGTTTTCAGTGCGTTACTATGCAACTAATGAGGTATTGCAACTGCCACTTGATTCTTCTTCAGAGACTCACAATCTGCCAAAGCAACCGCCACTTGCCCTAGCAATGGGACAAGCGTCACAGTGTCTAGGATTGATGGCTCGATCGGGAATTGGATCCTGCGCGTTCGCCACAGTGGAAGACTACCTACACTAGCTATGCATTTGGAGATCTGAATGGTGGCGTGGCATATTCAACGTGGAAAGTAGACCAGCTCTGCTGACTGGAATTTGGAATTTTAATTATGTACTAAGGACAAGTCTGTTGCTTTATGTTGCTTCCTAGTTTACAGCATGATGCAAATGATTTCTAACTTAGTGTTAGGAGAAAATTTCCATCTTTAAACCTCTTAGACAACTAAGAGTTGAAAATATCACTGATAACGTCAGACATCCAAATTGACAAATACCGATCCTTTATAAACGATTgtccaaaacaaaccaaaaatcctgcTACCTTGTGGTGGGACGGGAGAATAGAAAACATGGATGTATTAGCATGTGGGTGATGTAAACGTCAAGCAGGATGACTTGCCAACCTCCACCCCCATTGTTACATAGTTCAATCAGTGTAATTTGCAAAATGCATAAACACCTGATGGTTTGGATATATAGTGTTGATGGGaagaaatgatattttttaatGTGTACTGTAAAACTTGAATTACTCAGGAGCTGAGTGAATATGTTTGTTGCTACTTACAATCCCAACCTGTTGATCTTagtagttttttttgttttaacatggTCTTTTCAACTTTGTTTCCTTGTTTAACTACAGACAGCTTCTGTTGTGTAGACTCACCAGTTTAACTGTTGTATTATAACAGTATTACATGTCAACACAGTGTGGTTATGACCTATTTATATAAAAACCAAATATTTAGTCAATTTACAGTCTTAATTTAATCTTTGTACaccttgcatttttaaaagtgcttaaaTAGTACTATATTGCAATAAAATGTAGTGATATCATAATTAACCAGCCATTAAAAACTTACTTCTACATACATGGTAGCATGGACTCGTATGCTACGTTTCCTTGGTTCTGGAGTTCTGTCCTAGAGCAGCGGTTCTGAGGTAGACCCATGAATTCAGCATGGTAGCCTGCCCCTCCAACCAGGGATGCCACTTCCCTGCATCTGCAGCAGCTGGCCTCTCAAAGGTTGACTGTGTTCCTGCCATGAAGCAAGCCTGGTGAGCAGGGCAAAGTCAAGGCACCGAGTGAAACTTCAGTGCTCCCTGAAGATCGGGGGAAAAAAActtattcctttaaaataaccATTGAGGCTGGGCAAGAAATGTCCCTGCAATGTGAGCTGACTTAATGATTCTCCCATTAGGATACAGCCTTGCTGTAGAGATGCAAATAGCTGAAAAAGCAGGAATAATTGACTGTTGGTAAGAAACGCAGCGTCCAGAACAGTAAGTACACATTCGTCTTTATTCTCTGCAAAGGAGTTGCCTCATGGAGGCAGCTCTACAAGCCTGGTCAAAACACCAGCTGTTCTACATCACAGTCACTGCCCTGGCCCAGCAGTTTCTTAGCTTCTCCAACCAACTTCtgaaagggggagggaagagaacaaggaaataatttcaggCACGGCATTGTGACAGTTAGTGCCTTCTGGTGGCTGTTGGGTAGAGCTGAAAGAGGAGCACTGAtggagaagtggggaaaaaaaacctgctttgttGTGTTGAGAGCCTAACTTTCAGTAAAAGTCCTTAATTGCATCTTCTGAAAAAGCTGCCTTCACACTTGTTTTTTCAGCTGTGTTGAGAGCCAACGTTTTTTAAACCTTATTGCTCTTAGCTTTTTTTCttgcccttaaaaaaaagaaaaagctgttagtTATCATTTTCTTAGCCCATCTACTGGAGAAGCAGCAATCCATTGATACTGCAGCATTTCAGAACAGAAGACCCGACTGGAAAGCTGATAAAGATTCACATACAACAGGTGGCTTCCAGTGGTAGAGGCGCAGCGTGTGGCTGTAACGTATCTGTCCCTGTTCCTTTCTGTCGTGTCATTTTTATGAGGAGAAATAGGTGCTATTTCCCTGTGCTCACACAGAAGTTCTGGGATCTTggcttctgtgctttgttttacACATACCTGAAATGACTTCCAACACCTCAGAGGTTGTAGGCTGAagagtatttattttaacaagtaAACGTGGCTCTCGGCCCAGATGCTATTTCTTAATGTACCAGAAATGAGGTAGTTTTTTTCAAGTTCAGCCCACTCAGGCTGTAGTGCCCTGCTGCCCTTCCCttaatagtgtttttttttcGAGTAAGAAGGTGTCTTTCCCTCTAgcatgggaaagggtgggtttttttgtttaaaaaaagtgtaatttaaatCATATATGCACAAAGTAGGACCTGCTTTGGCTTTTTCTATACTCACCCCACGATTTGTCCACAAACTGAACTGCAGCTTTTTTAACTGGGTCTCTCttgttttcaagggaaaaaaattcatttgctGAAATGGAGATGAGTGTTAATTAAGTTTAACAGAGGCAAATCTAGATGTAGCCCCACCCAAGAAAAACTGCTTACCCGGTACCCGGTTGGTGTCTGGTCCATAAAGCTGAGTGTTTAAAAAGTCTTTGGCAAGCTGTTGGTGGAGGCCTGTTAAACTCTGATCTTTTAAGCGCACAGCTGTATAGTTTCCTTTTGGCCTAGTTAAATGAAGAGATGTAAATCCCTGTATCATAGTTACAGAACAACAGACGCACTAGCCCATGCTTTCCTGTTTGAGCACAACAGGGGCCAGTGCTGATGTCTGATACTCGGCCATGCTTTTGGAAAAATTGGACCAAGACCTGTCATCATCATCATATGCCGTTATGTGCCCTGAGTAGTTCCTCAGGTCTCAAACCAGCCCCACCAGTAGCTAGCGCAATTCATCTATAGGGACAGCAGTGACAGAGaactggggaggggaaaaagcgaAATGCAGGAATTCAGTGCTCAACAACCAGACCTGTAGCAGCACGTAGCAGAATGTCTACTGCTGTGACTATCTATCTACTGCTGTGCTTATGACTGCACAGTTATCTCACAGCAGttatattaaaatacatattaaaattactttatagatttagatgtgtgtgtgtgtgtgtgtattttacaAGTATGCTGCATCACAAGCATATTAAAGGTGCTTTTGGTACGTAAATATGCTTTCCGCCAGAGGAAGAGCGGCAGGAACATCAAGTGAAGAATACAGCCAATGACAGAAGAGCTGCTGTGATGCCCCCTCCCCAAGCCAGCAGAAGCACTGCCAACACACCAGGACAGCATACCTCTCCCAGCATACCTGACAACCTTTCTTTGCTTGGCTTTCTTCACCTGCCTTTGGGCTTGGTCCTGCTCTTCAACTTGACCCTGTCTCTGCTTTGCAGCCCCACCTCCACACTGTTCACCTAAAGtaaatttaatagaaaacagaaaaaaattccaaacattATGAATCAAGAGCTGTAaggaagaggaacagaaatgaaataacGATGCTGTGAGAAATAAGATGTCTTTGGTTAACTCAAAGAGGCATTTTTCGGAAGCTCCAACTAATAAGAACTAGAAAGTGTTGCTCTCACAGAAGGGCTgtgagagggaggggaagaagcat of Rissa tridactyla isolate bRisTri1 chromosome 2, bRisTri1.patW.cur.20221130, whole genome shotgun sequence contains these proteins:
- the NOL7 gene encoding nucleolar protein 7 isoform X1; translated protein: MAPGKKAAAAKGKRGLPAALLSPPSSEDEAPEEVSFGAAREVAETERKLMGEAARRHRELLKEKRRRRQELFVEQKRRKLLPEAVLQELAAAPPARPEGQDAADDPGEQCGGGAAKQRQGQVEEQDQAQRQVKKAKQRKVVRPKGNYTAVRLKDQSLTGLHQQLAKDFLNTQLYGPDTNRVPANEFFSLENKRDPVKKAAVQFVDKSWGQEKKLRAIRFKKRWLSTQLKKQV